The genomic interval ATTTTAGAAATGTTAGGATTATGTTTAGATAAATTATATGTAAAAAAAATTTTTTGAATGAATTTTTATTCTAAATAATAAAAAAAAATTTGAATCAAATTCAACTTTATATTTATATCATATTGTTCATTTTTTCTATCTCTATTTTTTACGGAAAAGAAAATGATGATATAATACATCATAAAAATAAAAATGATTTCTTTTTTTTGAAAGATGTTTTAAAATACAAATCAAATATACAAGAACATGATATAAAAAAAGGAAAATCATATTTAAGAGGACGAGCTACTATAGAATATGATAATTCAAAAATTGAAGCGGATTATATAGAATTAGATTGGAAAAATGGAAATTTATACGCAAACTCAAAAGAAAAATCTGTTTTTTTACAAAATAAAAATCACCAATATTTTTTTAGTAAAATTCATTTTGATTTAAAAAATAAAATAGGAGAAGCAAAAAATTTTTATACAAAAGAAGAAAATCATATTGTGATAGCTGATGATATTTTTCAAAAAAAAGAAGATATATTAATGAAAAAAGTAACATACATATCAGATCCTTTTTTTTTAAAAAATAAAGATAATTTTCCTGATTTTTATTTAAAAACAGATTATTTAAAATATTCTTATTCAAAAAAATATATTCTTTCTGGACCAATTTTTTTTTATTGGTACAGAGTTCCATTGCCTATTTTTTTTCCTTTTTTGTATATGCCTATAAAATTTAATAAAGCATATTATAGTATTATATATCCAAAATTCGGAATTCAAAAAAAAAGAATTTACATGGAAGATCTGGGGTTATTTTTTCCCATTTCTGATTTATTAAATTTTAGGATAAATACTTCTATATATAATACTGAACAATGGAAAATTAAAACAAAAATAGAATATAAATTAAAAGCGGATCATTATGGATTTATCAATTTTGATTATCAAAATATGTCCAATCAACATAAAAATTATTTATTTCAATGGAAACATAATTCAGATTTGAAATCAAATCCAAAAATAAATTTCAATGCAAGTATTAATTATGATAATATTTTTTTACATAATGAAAATTTTTCTTATATCAATATAAGAAAAAAGTTATCTAATTATTTATGGTTTATGGATATTTATATGATTCAAAATCATGAGAAAAAAGAAATAAAATTTATAATTCCAGAATTAATTTTACATACAAAAAATATACTATTTCATGATAAAAAAAATTTATTTTTAAATCATATAAACATTGAAAATGAATTTCATTTTCAAAATTATATAGATTATCAAAAAACAAAGTATTTTCATGCTGAATTTAATCACAATATGAGCATGACTGCTTATTTTCCTTTTTTTTATCCTTATTTAAGAATTTCATCTAAAATTTTATATAAGGATTTTTATGCATGGGATTTTCCTTATTTTCATATTTCAAGTCTTCAAGAAATGGATGTTTCAACAAACATTCTCTCTATTCCGTTTTATAAAATATGGAAATTAAAAGATACTTTACTATTAAAACATGAAATAAAACCGATTCTATCTTTTCATATGATATATTTTTCTCCTGTTTTTTATAACGCAAAAAATCATTTAAAAAAAAGAATAAATTTTATTTTAAATGACAATTGGATAATAAAAAATACACGGAATTGTATGGGGGTTTGTAAACAAATAGAAATTTTCAAAGAAATTAATTCCTCATTTATTGTTGATCATAATTTTATAAAATGGGAGAATTTTCATATTATGGGAAATACTGGTTTAACAAAAAATTTGGAAGCAAAATATAAAGTGGGAATAAATTTTTTGGAAAAAAAACACAAAATGATATATTTTGATTTTTCTTTTTCTTCTAATTATGACATTACTTTTTTTCCTATAAAAAATAAATTTCAAAAAAAAGGAAAAAATCGTTATGATTACTTTTTTTTTGATCAAAAAAATTATGCTAAATACCCAATTCCGTTTAATTTAAAAATTGACTTTCATTCCAATTATGAAAATTTTTTAGATAAAAAGAAATTATTTTATACTTTTTTAAGTTTTAATGGGTCTGTAAATATTACGAAATATTGGAAAATTAGTTTTCATACAGATTACGATTTATTAAAAAATAAAATAATATTAGCAAATATTATTTTTGGTAGGGATTTAAGAAGCTTTGAAATGAGTTTTAATTGGAATATCGTAAAAAATTCTTCCTGGTATTTTTTCATAGGATTGAAAGACCCTTATTTAAAAAATATCATACAGTATAATGAAAAAAACTAATTATTAATTAAAAATTATGATACCAAAAAAATTTTCAATAGAAAAGATCCCATCTTATGGACCATATAATACATGTGTTCTTGTTGGAGGTTTTTTATTCGTTTCCGGACAAATAGCTATAGATCGAAATACAGAAAAATTAGTTTCAGATAACATAGAAATAGAAACAAGAAAAGTTATGGAGAATATAAAAATTATTCTTTCAGAAAATGGAATAGGATTTAAAAATGTAATCAAAACTTCTGTTTTTGTAACAGATATGAATTTTTTTCCAAAAATAAATAATGTATATTCTAAGTTTTTTCATGAAGGAGATTATCCAGCGAGAGAAACTATACAAGTTTCTGGTCTTCCTAAGAACGCCAATGTTGAAATATCTTTAATAGCATATAAAAATTAATTATTTATTATAATCAATTGTGAAATATGAATTTTTAATTTTTGTTATTTTTTTATTATTCTCATTAAACAAAACATTTTCTAATTCCGATGAATTATTTTTGAATAAAACAAAAGGAGTTATACAAATAATTCATGCAGATATAATACAAAACAATAATAATAATCAAATTTTCGTTTTAATAGGAAACGTTCATTTAAAATATGAAAAGTATCATATTTTCTGTGATCAGGTTAGATATCACAAAAAAAAGAATAAATTTTATGGACATGGGAATGTCAGACTAGAATCAGAAAAAAATAAAATAATCTCTCAAAACATAGTCGGAAATTTTTTTGATTTTCAATTATCAGGAAATGTAATTTTATATCAGGATAAAATAAAATTAACAGCAGATGTAATGAATTTTAATTTTAAAAGAAAGCAGCTTCAAGCTATAAACGATGTTGTTCTGTTTTTTAATAAAATTAAATTAAAAACTAATATATTAGAATATAATTTTATACTAAACCAAGTTTTTTACAAAAAAAAAAGTATTATTTATTATGGAGATTATACCATATGTAGTCAAGAGGGTTTTTTTTACATTAATGAAAAAAAAATAGAGTTAAAAGATAAAATAAAATTGATTAGTAAAAATTATACTGTATATGCTAATACGTTAGAATATCTGTTCAAACAAGAACAGATCAATTTTTGTACTGCCATCATAATGCAAAATAAAAATACAAATTTTAATAATTTTATTTACACTAAAAAGGCAGTATTTTCAATTCAAAAAAAAATTTTTTTATTTAAAAATTATGTAAGTATTCATTATAATGGTAAAATTGTGAGAGGGAAATATTTGTTTTTCGATCAGAAAAAAAAATGTGGATTTATTCAAAATATTTTTATAGAAAATTCAAAAAATAGATGTTTTTTGATAAGCGGATATGGAAAATTTGATTTTCATTCTGGTTCTTTAATTTTAGAAAAAAATCCTAAAATTATAAAAATGACAAAAACCGATCCAGTTTTTCTTTATTCAAATATTTTAAAAATAAGTGTGAAAAAAAATAACGGATATTCAATTCAAGCTTTTTCTGTTAAAAGTTTTTTTTTGAATGAAAATATTCAAGGAAAATGCGATTTTTTCAATTATGAATCTTCAAATGATTATATACAATTTGATGGAAATCCCATATTTTGGAATAAAAATCAACAAATTTCTGGAAAAATTATATATGTTTATTTTCGAAATAATAATTCTTTAAAATGTGTAAAAATTGTAAAAAATGCTTTTTACACAGAAAAAATGAACTCAGAAAAATTTAATCAGATAGAAGGAGATGTTATGATTGGCTTTTTTAATAAAAAAAATTATTTAGAAGAAGTGATGATTCAAGGAAATATTAATAGTATTATTTATCCTGATCCTGATCAAAAAATAATTAATAGGTTATCTTGTGAGATTTTATCAATATATTTAGATCAATCAAAAAAAATAGAAAAAATTTCTTGTACAAAAGGAGCACGTTCAGAATTGATTCCAATACACAAAGAAAGTCCTAAGGGGTTGCTTTATCTTTCTAAGTTTTTTTGGAAAGAAAAAGAGAAACCAAATAAAAAACTTTTTATGTATCAAGAAATATACAAATATAAAAAAGAAAGCTTGCTAGAAGAAAAAGAAATTAAAGCTATGATAAAAAACAAATAGAATAAAATTCTTATGAAAAAATTAGAAAAAGATTTTTTTCAATATCAAACTCAAATCAATCCATATCCTATGAATATTATGGTAAATTATGCTGAAGGTAGTTATATTTATGGAATAAATGGAAAAAAATATCTAGATTTTGTAGCAGGTGTTTCCGTAAATGTATTGGGGCATGGAAATAAAAAAATAAAAGAAGCTATAAAAAAACAAGTAAATAAATATTTACATACTATGGTATATGGAGAGTTTATACAAACTCCTTGTATAAAGCTTTGCAAAAAAATATCAGAAAATATTCCACATCCACTTACTACTACTTATTTAGTTAATTCGGGAACAGAAGCAGTAGAAGGAGCTTTAAAATTAGCTAAATGTTATACGGGAAGAGAAGAAATTATATCCTGTAGATATTCTTATCATGGAAGCACTCATGGTTCTATGAGTATTATGGGATATGAAAATTATAAAAGACCTTTTAGACCTTTGTTGCCTTTAGTTAAATTTATCACATTTAATCATATAGAAGAATTAATTAATTCTATTACAGAAAAAACTGCTTGTGTAATTTTAGAAACTATTCAATGTTCTTCTGGAATTATATTACCTGATAATTTTTTTTTGAAAGAAGTAAGAAAACAGTGTGATAAAAAAAAAGCTTTAATGATACTTGATGAAATTCAAACTGGATTTGGAAGAACAGGGAAACTTTTTGCATTCGAGCATTATGAAATTGTTCCTGATATCCTAATAATGGGAAAAGGAATGGGGGGAGGAATGCCTATCAGTGGTTTTGTCTCATCCAAAAAAATTATGAAAACTTTTATTGAGATTGCTCCTTTAGGACATTTAACTACTTTTGGAGGAAATGCTGTTTCAGCTTCTGCTTCTTTAGCTACTTTAAATCAACTAATCAATTCCAATATTATGGAAAAAGTCCCAATGAAAGAGAAGTGGATTAGGGAATGTTTGATTCATCATGAAATCAAGAATATTCATGGTAAAGGTCTTTTTTTATCTTTTGAATTAAAAAATAAAGATACAGTGGAAAAATTTTTCAAAAATTGTATAAAAAAAGGATTAATATTATTTCGTTTTCTATTTCATAGTAATTTTGTACGTATATCTCCTCCATTGACTATCACAAAAAAGGAAATTCAAAAAGGATGCTCTATTATTATTGAAAGTTTAAATCAACTTTAAAAAAATAATGTAATTGAGATTTTTTATTGAATTAGCTTATAATGGTAAATATTTTTTTGGATGGCAAATTCAAAAAAAAGTAAGTACAGTAGAAGAAAAATTAGAATATTGTTTATCAAAATTATTAAAAACGTCTATAAATGTTGTAGGCGCTAGTAGAACGGATAAAGGTGTTCATGCTAAACAAATGTTTGCTCATTTTGATTATGAAGAAAAAATCGAAAATAATTTTGTAGATAGATTAAATATTTTTTTACCTAACTCGATTAGAGTCTTCAATATTTTTCCAGTAAAAAAAAATCTTCATGCAAGATTTGATGCTATAAAACGAACATATAAGTATTATTTAACACAAGAAAAAAACCCATTCAATCAAGATTTCTCTTGGTACTGCTTTTATCCGATAAATATTCAAAAAATGAATATTGCTTCAAAAAAGCTTGTAGAATATAAGGATTTTAGTTCCTTTTGTAAAAAAAAAAGAACTAATGAAAATGCAAATAATATATGTCAAATTTATCATGCTTATTGGTCCGAGGATAATAATGTTTTATGTTTTACTATTGAAGCTAATCGATTTTTAAGATCTATGGTTAGGTCGATTATAGGTACCCTGATTGATGTAGGGAGAAACAAAATTAGTATCGATGAATTTACAAAGATTATAGAATTAAAAAATTCTAATTTTTGCAAATTGATAGTTCCTGCATGTGGTTTATTTCTGACTCAGATTCTTTATCCAGAAGATATTTTTTTATGAAAGAAAATTTGAAGAAAAAAAAATCCTCTTTAAAACAGTTGATTATAATTAGTTTAAATTATAAATTGATATTAATATTAACAATTATTACTTCTATATTAATTTCTTTTATTTCTGCTTATCGCCCTAAATTAATACAAAAGGCTATAGATATTCATATTCTTTATAAAGATTTTTTAGGATTAAAAAATATATTGATGTTAATAATTATACTTCTTTTTTTAGAAAGTATATTTCATTTTATTTTATTATATCTATCTAATGTATTAGCTCAAAATGTAATTGAAAGAATAAGAATTCTTTTATTTGATAAATTATTGCATTTTAAAAATTCTTTTTTTAATAAAACTCCAATAGGAAAATTAGTATCTTATTCTATATCAGATATAGAAACGATAACTGTCATATTTAATGATGGAATTTTACTTGTTTCTGGAGATGTTTTAAGGATTATTATGATTATTATTATGATGTACACAGTTCATCAAAAACTATCTTTTATAGTTTTTCTAACTATTCCTTTTATGTATATCATAACTCGTTTTTTTCAAAAAACGTTAAAAAAAACGTTTCATGAAGAACGGATTCAAACCTCACGTTTGAATAGTTTTTTACAAGAAAACATCATAGGAATGTCTATTATTCAGCTTTTTCATAAGGAAAAAAAGGAATATTCAAAGTTTGAGTCTATTAATCGTAATTTAATGAATGCTCATTTTAAAACTATTTTTTATTTTTCTATCTTTTTTCCTATAGTAGAAATAATTTCTGCAATAACAATAAGTATCATCATATTTTATGGAGGATTTCATGCTATTGAAGTAGGGAACGTTAAACCAGGACAAATTATCGCTTTTATTTTTTTCATTTATCTTCTTTTTCGTCCCATGCGACAAATAGCTGATAGATTTAATATTATACAAAGAGGAATTGCTGGAATAGAACGTATATTTTCTATATTAAATTCTGAAGAAATCATTATTAATAGAGGAAATTTTCGTTTTGAAAAATTAAAAGGACATATTGTATTTAATAATGTTTATTTTTCTTATATAGATGATGAAATGGTATTAAATGGAGTATCTTTTGATATTCAACCAGGAGAAAAAGTTGCTATAGTAGGATCAACAGGTTCGGGGAAATCTACGATTACTCATTTGATATCTAGATTATATGAAATAAAAAAAGGAAATATTTGGATCGATGGACATTCTATTCAAGATATAGAATTGAAAAATTTAAGATCTCATATAAGAGTAGTAACACAAGACACTTTTTTATTTAATGATTCAATTATTAATAATATTACTTTAGGGGATCCATCTATTAGTGTTGATAAAGTAGAAAATATGGCAAAAAAAATAGGAATACATAATTTTATTACATCATTACCTAATGGATACAAATCTATTGTAAAAGAAAGAGGTAATTTACTTTCTCTTGGGGAAAAACAATTGATTTCTTTTTTAAGAGTACAAATGCATCCTTATTCTGTTCTTATATTAGATGAAGCGACTGCATCTTTGAATAAAGAATTAGAAAAAATGATTTATCATGCTACAGATCTTTTAACTAAACATAAAACTTCGATTATCATTACTCATCGTCTTTCCACATTAGAAAATGCTGATAAAATATTAGCGATTGATAAAGGATACATTGTAGAAAAAGGAACTCATAAAGAATTAATTCAATTAAATGGATACTATGCTGGATTATATAAAGAATCTTTTAGCAAAAAAAATTAACAATTATATTTTAAATAATAAGTTTTTTTTAAAATTTCTTTTGCCCAATTTATTATTTTGTCTTTTTTTTTGAAATTTATTACAAAGTCTTTTAATGTACTGTAGTCTTTTTCAAAAGACGCTGATTTAGATGGAATTTCATCCAATAATTTGATTATGATAAATGCTTCTTTTCCGTTTATAATTTCCTTATAAGGATTAGTCATTTTTCCTCTTTTTAAAAAAAGGAACGTTTTTTTCATATTTTTTGATAGTTTATTTTCTTCTATCCAAATACGCTTCTGGATCATTACATCAACTATTTTATTTTTATTCAATAAATTAGGTATTTTATCTAAATCTATTTTATTATTAAAAAAACGTTTTTTAAAGGATTCTGCAAATAATTTTGTTTTATGTAATTCATATTTTGAATATTTAGGTTTTATTAAAATGTGTCTAAAATCAATCTCATCTTTTTTTCTTTTTTCTAGTTTAATAAGATGAAAACCTAAATCCGTTTCAAACGGTTCAGATATTTCTCCTTCTTTTAAAGCAAGGACTAAATGTCTAAATTTTTGTGGAAGATTATTTATCTTTATCCCCTTTATATTTATAAAACCTCCCTTTAATGCTGAAGAATCATCTTCAGAAAATAAAATAGCTTTAGTGGAAAAATCAGTATCAGAATGTATTTCTTTTTTTATTTTATTTAAAAAATCAATTATTTTTTTTTTGTTAATATCACTTAATTTTGGATAGAATATTATATAAGAAATACATATCTTTTTCGGAAAAATAGGGATTTTATTCTGTTTAAAAAAATATTTAACTTCTTCAGGAGAAGTTTCCACATCATCCGTTATTTTTTTATAAAATATTTCTGTATACTGTTTGTTTTTAATTTTTTCAGTTAATTCTTTTAAGAAATCCTTATTTTCAAGTTGTGTTAAAAATTCTTCTTGATTTACATATTTTTCCCTCATTTCTGATAGAAATGCTTGAGTTTTCAATTCTAATTCTTGATCGTTGATTTGTATACTTTCATCTTTTTTAGCATAATAAAGCATTAATTTCTGAATTATAAAATTATTTAAACCATCAGTATTGCAAAACGATTTTTTATCATCACTATTCTTTATATCAGAATCTAAAATAATATCGTTTCCTATGACTGCAAAAATCCCACTTATCTTTTCTAAATCAGAAGAATTAGAATAAGAAAAATAACTACATATAAATGCAATAAAAAAACATTTTATAATAAAATTATTCATCACATACAAATATTCATATTTTTTTCTTTTTTTCAAAAAAAATCATTGATTTATGACTTTGGAAGCCAAAAATATATGTAAAAAGTATAAAAATAAACATATTATAAATAATATTTCAATTCAATTGAACAAAGGAGAAATAGTAGGATTAATAGGTCCTAATGGTGCAGGAAAAACAACTTCTTTTTATATTATGGTCGGTTTAATTAAACCAGACAAAGGAAAAATATTTCTTTTCAATCAGGATATTACATCAAAACCAATGTATAAACGTTCAAAAAAAGGAATTGGTTATTTATCTCAAGAACCATCTATATTTAGGAAACTATCTGTGGAAGATAATATTTTATGCATATTAGAAATGTATAAAATATCAAATCAAGAGAGAAAAAAAATAGTAGAAAAATTAATTGAAGAATTAGGATTGCAAAAAATACGAAATCATCGAGGAGATCTTATTTCTGGAGGAGAACGAAGACGAACCGAAATTGCTAGATGTTTAGCTATAAATCCTAAATTTATTCTTTTAGATGAACCTTTTTCTGGAATCGATCCAATTTCTATAGAAGAATTACAAAAAATAATTCTTTCTCTTAAAAAAAAAAATATAGGTATATTAATTACAGATCATAATGTACAAGAAGTTTTTACAATAACAGATCGTATTTATTTAATATTTAATGGAAAAATCATGAAATGTGGGTCCACTACAGAAATTATGCAAGATTCTGTAGTAAGAAAAATTTATTTAGGAAATAGAATTATAAATTTTAAAAAGAAATGAATCACAGGTTTCATGGTCCTGAAGTGGGATTATTTCTAAATGGAGAAATTCCTCCTTTTTCAGGAAAAAAATTTCTTTCTTATAAAAAAATATTTGCAGCAGATGGGGCTTTTTATTATTTAAGTGCATTTGGAATTTCAGTAGATTATATAATTGGTGATTTTGATTCTATTTCAAAAAATGATATCCCTATAGAAACTCGTTTATTGAATGCTTGTGATCAAAAATATACTGATTTTGATAAAGCTTTAAATATCATTTATCATAAAGGATTTTTTAATATAAATGTTTGGGGTGCAAGTGGAATGGAACAAGATCATTTTTTAGGAAATTTATCTATAGCTTTAAAATATAAAAAAAAGTTATCTATCATGTTTCATGATAAATATCACTGCTATTTTTTTTCTGATAAAAAAACTTCTTTTTATCAGAAAAAAAATAAAAAAGTATCTTTATTTCCATTTCCTAAAGTAGAAGGATTGTCCACTTGTGGACTAAAATATTTTATAGATAAAGGATCATTACAAATAGGAAAAAATATAGGGATCAGAAATGAAGCCTTTAATCATAAAATAGAAATCAATTATAAAAAAGGAGAATTATTGATCTTTATAGAAAAATAAAATTTTGTATTTGTAAAAAATTAATCATTAAACTTTTTAAGTTTATTGATCATGTTTTTTACATGATCTGCAGATTTTATTAAAAGATCATTTTCTTTACGATTTAATTGCAATTCTATAATTTTTTCTATTCCAGATTTTCCTATAATAGATGGAACTCCCAAATATATATTTTTTAATCCATATTGTCCTCTTAAAAAAACAGAACATGGAAAAATTCGCTTAGAATCCTTTAAAATAGACTCCGCTATTTTTATTACAGATGCACTGGGGGCCATCCAAGCAGATGTTCCTAACAAATCAACTATTTCTTCTCCTCCTTTTTTTGTTTTTTCAACAATTGCATCATTTTCTTCTTCTGATAAAAATTCTTTAATAGGAATACCTGATACAGATGTATATCTATATAAAGGAACCATTGTATCCCCATGTCCTCCTAACAATAAAGATTGTATATCAATAGGAGAAATATTTAGTCTTTTTGATAAAAAAAAACGATATCTGGTAGAATCCAATATTCCAGCCATACCAATGACACGGGAAGAATCTATCTTTGCCGTCATATAACTTACATACGCCATAACATCTAATGGATTAGATACTATAATGAATTTAGCTTTTGGAGAGAAAAAAATAGATTTTTTAGTTACAGAACGGATAATTTCTGCGTTAGTCTGAATAAGATCGTCTCTACTCATTCCAGGTTTTCTAGGAATTCCAGAAGTAATAATGATAATTTCTGAATTTTTTGATTTAGAATAATCATTAGTTGTTCCAATAACTTTAGTATTTGATTCCGTCATAGGAAGCATTTGAGATATATCTAAGCTTTTTCCTTCTGAAAGTTTTTCTCTAATATCTAACAAAACAATTTTTCGGACTATATTTTTTTGAGCTAATAAACTAGCGCAAGAAGCTCCTACATTCCCCGCTCCAATAATAGTTACTTTCATTTTATTTTTTTATTTATTTAATGATAAGCTTATTTTTTACCTAAATTTGTAATAAATATTAAATATAAACACAATTTTTTTATTATAATGAAAGAGGATTACGTTAGAAGAAAAAAATTCTATTTTAGACATATAGGGCCATCCTATCGTGAAATTGATAACATGTTGAAAAAATTACAATGTTCTTCTATTAAGGATTTTGTAAATAAAACGGTACCCAAAGAAATACGTTTAAAAAGAAAATTAAATCTTCCCAACTCTATTTCTGAATATCAATATTTAAATCACATTTACAGAATAGGTAAAAAAAATAAAATTTATCGTTCTTATATAGGATTAGGATATAAAAATACTATAACTCCAAGTGTAATTCAAAGAAATATTTTGGAAAATCCTAGTTGGTACACGCCATATACTCCTTATCAATCAGAAATATCTCAAGGGCGTTTAGAAGCTTTAATTAATTTTCAAACTATGATTTCAGATTTAACCGGAATGAAAATTAGTAACGCTTCGATGTTAGATGAATCTACAGCAGCAGCTGATGCTATGTTCATGATTTTTCAAGAAAAAATAAAAAAAAAACAAATAGATAATAACTATTGTTTTTTTATTTCAGATGAAATTCTTCCACAAACTTTTGCTGTTTTAAAAACAAGATGTTTTGGGTTGGGAATACATATCATAAATGATACTCATAAAAATTTAAAAAGGAAATATAATAATAAAAAAATATTTGGATTGATAATATCTTATCCTTCTATTCTAGGAGAAATATATGATTATCGGGAAACAGTTGAATACGCAAAACGTCACAATATATCAATAATTGTTTCTACGGATCTTTTATCTTTATCTTTGTTAAAACCGCCTGGAGAATGGGGTGCTGATGTAGTTATCGGATCCAGTCAATCTTTTGGAATCCCTATGGGATATGGTGGTCCTCATGCTGCTTTTTTTTCCACTCATGAACAATATAAACGTTTTCTTCCTGGAAGAATTATCGGAATGTCTGTAGATAAAAAAAACAAAAAAGCTTTTCGTATGGCTTTACAAACAAGAGAACAACATATCAAAAGAGAAAAAGCCACTTCCAATATTTGTACATCGCAAGTCCTTCCTGCTGTAATGGCCTCTATGTATGCTTTATATCATGGAAAAAAAGGATTAATAGAAATAGCAAAATCTATTCATGAGTATGCTAAAAAATTGGAATTTTTATTGATTAATAATATCAATCATCTTTTTCAAGTGAATACTTTTTATTTTGATACTCTTAGAATTAAAACAGATCATATAAATACATTAAAAAAAGTGGCGGAACGTAAAAAAACTAATTTTAGATATGTAGATGAAAATCATTTAACTATTACTTTAGATGAAACAACCTGTCAAGAAGATATAAATCATATTCTATCAATTTTTCATGAATCATATAATAAAGATAAAAAAACGTATAAAAAAATAAAATACCATACGAGTATTCATGATAATGAGAAATATAAATTTCCAAATTTTTTTAAAAGAACTTCTAATTTTTTAGAACATAAAATTTTTCAAAGTTTTTATTCAGAAAATGAGCTGATGCGTTATATAAAGAGATTGGAAAAAAAAGATATTTCCTTGGTTCATTCCATGATTCCACTTGGATCATGTACCATGAAACTAAATGCTTCTGCGGAATTATTTTCTTTAAGTCAACACGAATGGAAAAATATACATCCTTTTGTCCCTAAAAAACAAGCAATGGGATATCATATTATTATTCGGAATTTAAAAAAATATTTGAAAGAAATTACTGGGTTTTCTGGTGTTTCTTTACAACCCAATTCAGGGGCTCAAGGAGAATATGCTGGACTTATGGTTATAAAACATTA from Blattabacterium cuenoti carries:
- the gcvP gene encoding aminomethyl-transferring glycine dehydrogenase, giving the protein MKEDYVRRKKFYFRHIGPSYREIDNMLKKLQCSSIKDFVNKTVPKEIRLKRKLNLPNSISEYQYLNHIYRIGKKNKIYRSYIGLGYKNTITPSVIQRNILENPSWYTPYTPYQSEISQGRLEALINFQTMISDLTGMKISNASMLDESTAAADAMFMIFQEKIKKKQIDNNYCFFISDEILPQTFAVLKTRCFGLGIHIINDTHKNLKRKYNNKKIFGLIISYPSILGEIYDYRETVEYAKRHNISIIVSTDLLSLSLLKPPGEWGADVVIGSSQSFGIPMGYGGPHAAFFSTHEQYKRFLPGRIIGMSVDKKNKKAFRMALQTREQHIKREKATSNICTSQVLPAVMASMYALYHGKKGLIEIAKSIHEYAKKLEFLLINNINHLFQVNTFYFDTLRIKTDHINTLKKVAERKKTNFRYVDENHLTITLDETTCQEDINHILSIFHESYNKDKKTYKKIKYHTSIHDNEKYKFPNFFKRTSNFLEHKIFQSFYSENELMRYIKRLEKKDISLVHSMIPLGSCTMKLNASAELFSLSQHEWKNIHPFVPKKQAMGYHIIIRNLKKYLKEITGFSGVSLQPNSGAQGEYAGLMVIKHYHHSLQEHKRNIALIPSSSHGTNPASANMAGMKVMLVSTTSDGSINKNDLLKKAKENKDLLSVLMITYPSTYGVYEKNIQEIIDIIHENGGQVYMDGANMNAQVGLIQPAYLGVDVCHLNLHKTFAIPHGGGGPGMGPICVASHLKPFLPTHPFQKEEDYKKNDKTLTISSSPYGSSLILTISYAYIRLLGPDGLKKSTEMSILNANYIKEKLKKFFNILYVGENNAVAHELIIDCRVFKSTNVEVIDIAKRMIDYGYHAPTVSFPVEGCMMIEPTESESKEEIDRFIDTLISIRQEIKEIEDGKFSKENNVLKNAPHSIDILTQDEWKYPYSREKAAYPLRWIKDRKFWTSVNRVDDGYGDRNLICTCT